Proteins found in one Stigmatopora nigra isolate UIUO_SnigA chromosome 15, RoL_Snig_1.1, whole genome shotgun sequence genomic segment:
- the dctn5 gene encoding dynactin subunit 5, with translation MELTEILYNKAEYIETASGNKVSRQSVLCGSQNIVLNGKTIVMNDCIIRGDLANVRVGRHCVVKSRSVIRPPFKKFSKGVAFFPLHIGDHVFIEEDCVVNAAQIGSYVHIGKNCVIGRRCVLKDCCKILDNTVLPPETVVPPFTVFSGCPGLFSGELPECTQDLMIDVTKSYYQKFLPLSQI, from the exons ATGGAGTTGACTGAAATATTGTACAACAAAGCGGAATATATTGAGAcg GCTTCTGGCAACAAAGTAAGCAGACAGTCTGTCCTATGCGGGAGTCAGAACATCGTACTCAATGGCAAA ACAATCGTGATGAATGACTGTATCATCAGGGGAGATCTAGCAAATGTCAGGGTTGGCAGACATTGTGTGGTCAAAAGCAGGAGTGTCATTCGTCCACCTTTCAAGAAGTTCAGCAAAGG AGTGGCTTTCTTCCCACTCCACATCGGTGACCACGTGTTCATCGAGGAGGACTGCGTGGTAAACGCCGCCCAGATCGGCTCCTACGTCCACATCGGCAAGAATTGTGTCATT GGCCGACGCTGTGTGCTGAAAGACTGCTGCAAGATCCTAGACAATACCGTTCTTCCTCCAGAGACGGTGGTACCTCCTTTTACTGTCTTTTCAGGATGTCCAG GTTTGTTTTCTGGGGAGCTTCCAGAGTGCACGCAGGACCTGATGATTGATGTCACTAAAAGCTACTACCAGAAGTTTCTTCCCCTTAGCCAAATATAA
- the ndufab1b gene encoding NADH:ubiquinone oxidoreductase subunit AB1b: protein MLGTSRLLFVMASRVLHQCVRSLARPSLRLLCANLTVRAAPVPTAAALRPISFAAASRRTRWLTQNSISSGAQCRQYGDLPPLTLETIKDRVLYVLKLYDKINPEKLQTSSHFMKDLGLDSLDQVEIIMAMEDEFGFEIPDAEAEKLMTPSEIVQYIADKKDVYE, encoded by the exons ATGCTGGGAACTAGCCGACTTCTATTCGTCATGGCGTCCCGCGTCCTGCACCAGTGTGTCCGCTCTCTCGCCCGACCCTCATTGCGACTCCTCTGCGCCAACCTGACCGTGAGAGCCGCTCCGGTTCCCACAGCAGCTGCCCTTCGACCTATCTCCTTCGCTGCGGCCAGCCGGAGGACGCGGTGGCTCACCCAGAACTCG ATCTCGTCTGGCGCTCAGTGTCGACAGTATGGCGATCTGCCTCCTCTCACGCTTGAGACAATCAAAGACCGTGTATTGTATGTCCTCAAGCTGTACGACAAGATTAACCCCGAGAAG CTGCAGACATCGTCCCACTTCATGAAGGATTTGGGGCTGGACAGCCTGGACCAGGTTGAGATCATCATGGCCATGGAGGATGAGTTTG GCTTTGAGATTCCTGACGCAGAAGCCGAAAAGTTGATGACTCCCTCGGAGATTGTACAGTACATAGCAGACAAAAAAGATGTATACGAATAA
- the hapstr1a gene encoding HUWE1-associated protein modifying stress responses 1, with product MEEKKEDGDSEIQEHGPEHWFSKWERQCLAEAEQREPSEEEADNDQDKLWHLFQNSATAVAQLYKDRVCHQQGLSLWVPFQNAATTVTNLYKESVEAHQRSFDRGIQIGHQRRNKDMLAWVKKRRRTIRREDLISFLCGKAPPHRSSRATTRLAMVAPSRANSPAETGSSVEADLQPFREAIALHGLSGAMASISVRSGPPGSPTHVSGSSGNGGGGGASSGSGALCRGRRNGLLDVDLNTFISEEMALHLDSSGSASAGGGGTARKRNSTQCADVITDSPTHKRNRMI from the exons ATGGAAGAGAAGAAGGAAGACGGTGACTCGGAGATCCAGGAACACGGACCCGAACACTGGTTCTCAAAATGGGAGCGGCAGTGTCTGGCCGAGGCGGAGCAGAGGGAGCCGAGCGAAGAGGAGGCCGACAACGACCAGGATAAACTATGGCATCTTTTTCAGAACTCTGCCACCGCCGTGGCACAGTTATACAAAG ACCGAGTATGTCACCAACAGGGCTTGTCACTCTGGGTGCCATTTCAGAATGCAGCTACAACAGTCACCAATCTGTACAAAG AGAGTGTTGAGGCCCACCAGCGAAGCTTCGACAGAGGCATCCAGATAGGACACCAGAGGCGTAATAAG GACATGTTGGCGTGGGTAAAAAAACGACGGAGAACTATTCGCCGAGAGGATCTCATCAGCTTTCTGTGTGGCAAAGCACCCCCACATAGGAGTAGCAGGGCCACCACAAGGTTGGCCATGGTGGCCCCCAGCCGGGCCAATTCGCCGGCTGAGACCGGCTCGTCCGTTGAAGCCGACCTTCAGCCGTTCCGAGAGGCCATCGCATTGCATG GTCTAAGCGGCGCCATGGCAAGCATCAGCGTGCGCTCTGGTCCCCCGGGGTCTCCCACTCACGTGAGCGGCAGCAGCGGCAACGGAGGCGGCGGAGGGGCTTCTTCGGGCTCGGGGGCACTGTGCCGCGGCAGGCGCAACGGACTCCTGGACGTGGACCTGAACACTTTCATCTCCGAGGAGATGGCCCTCCACCTGGACTCGTCCGGTTCGGCCTCGGCGGGGGGAGGGGGCACGGCCCGTAAACGAAACTCCACCCAGTGCGCCGACGTCATCACGGACTCGCCCACTCACAAGCGTAACAGGATGATTTGA